The following nucleotide sequence is from Candidatus Hydrogenedentota bacterium.
GTGGCGTTTACGCCGGACGGGTTTGTGATTCGTGACGGCAGGCCGCACTTGATTCTTGGCGTCTACGAACTCCCGGCCGACGACGCGCTGCTCAAACAAATGGCCGACAGCGGCATCAATCTCGTAAGTGTGGGCGGTGATGCGACGTCTCTCGATCGCTTACAGAAATTGGGCATGTGGGGATGGGTTCCGCTGGGTCCCCAGGTGGCGTTGCCCGAAGGGAACCAAGAAGCGAAGGCTGCCCTGGAAGCGACAGTCAAGAGGTTCAAGGATCATCCGGCCCTTCTGTGTTGGGAAGGCCCCGACGAAGCGCTCTGGCTGGAATGGTTCAAGAGTTACGATTGGCAGTTGGGAGAGCAACCCAAGCGACTCATGGAACTCATTCAGAAAGCGGCCCCGACCCATTCCCAAGAAGATGTGGCGCGGTGGAATGGACTACTCCTGAAGGGTGCGGATTATGCCCAGCGAAGTATGTGGAAAGAGAGCGAAGAAGCGATAAACGCCTTGTGGAAGGAACTTGGTTCGGAGAATCCGAATCCAGACCTCCAAGTGACCAACCGAATTCAAGCGGCCAATCGATTGGGCGACGAGCTAACGCGGGGTTGGGAGTGTGTCTGGTCGCTGGACAAGAACCACGTTTTTTGGCAGAACCATGCCCCCGGCAACTCCATTGCGGACCTGCGCCACTTCAATCGCGGTGTCCACGCGGCGGGTTGCGATATCTACCCAGCGCCCTTTAACAAAGGTGTGTTGCACGGGTCGACTCTCCCGAACATCGATCTTACCGTTGTTGGAGATTTTACTGAGCACATGCGCGCCGGAGCGCCGGGCAAAGCCTGCTGGATGGTGCTACAGGGATTTGGTTGGGTGGACCTGCAGGACCGGTTCAATCCCACCGACCCCGTCAATGGCCGCCAGCCCACGTATGCGGAAACGCGGTTTATGGCATACAACTCCTTGTTGCACGGAGCAAATGCGCTCATCTATTGGGGAACATCCTACATCAAGAAAGATGGCGCGCTTTGGGGTGACATCATGAAAGTCTGCAAAGAACTGCGCGCCCTGGAGCCTGCCATTGTGGGCACCGTGCCGCCGATGTCGCCCGTGGTACTTGCCGAGACGAACTATACTGCGTTCAACGGCGGCGACCCGAAATTGCTCTTCCGGCAAGTCGACAATGATTGGGTGCTGATCGCCATGAACGAACAGCGCGTGGGCGTGGCCTTCCAGATAGAGGGACTGCCCGAAGAACTGGAGGGCAAAACGCTCTTTCGTCTGTATTCGAACGAAGAACATACCGTCAACGATGGCGGATTCCGCGATGGCGTAGCGGCGCAAGGCGTGCACGTATACGCGACCTCACGCAAGTTTGAGGCAAAGTTGTAGATTGATATTGGTGCGCGGCGCTATCGCAACGCGCGCTCACTGCTGACTCGGCGGCAGACGTCAATGAGGCCCGTCACCTTGTCGTCAGGAGTGCCACTTTCGATGTCGGCGGCAACGATATCGCAGGGACCCAGTTCGTGGCCAATTCGGCTCATTTCCTCGTAGAGTTCGTCATACGAGCGCACGGCAAGGTCGGTCGGGCGGTACATTACCGCGCGACGCGCGTGCGGAAATAGCGCGCGGACCTTGGGCAGATCCGAATCCACACCCATGTCCACATAGCCGACATTCGGCACTTCGGCATAGGCGTCTATGTACGGATCGACACTCCACGCGCAGTTGTGAATACCTATACTGCCAAAGGCTTCCGCAATGCGAATATCGAATGGAAGCAGTAGCTCGCGATAGTGGTCCGAAGAGACCAGATTCACCAGACAGTTGCTTACGGTGAAGAATTCTACATTGAATCCGGTTGCACGCTGGCGAGCATGCAGGCGTTTGGCGGCGTCGATCATTGTTGCGCAGACGCATTCGAAGAGACGGCGGCATCGGGCCGGATCGATCAGTAGATCCAGAAACAGCGGTTCTCCGCGCAACCGGTGTGCGTTGTTGAGGATGCCTTGCCAATTCATGAAGCCTGTGACGGTCCCCTCTTCCCTTGCGATCCAGTCGACTTGATCCATTAGCCCCTGAAAGACGGGACTCGAATCGAGATCCGGAGGTTCCAAGGTGTCTATTGCATCGTCATTCAACAGCAGGTGCTCTGCGACGGGCCATTGATCGTCCTCGTAACGGATCGACGCACCATAGATGGCCGCGACCGTACAAGCGCCATAGGTACCGGTCAACAGATCGAGAGGGCCATCCTCCTCGCATCCCCCGATGTTTGCTTCGGGGAACCGTTTCCGGAGTTCCGCCCTCATGGCGCGAACCGATTCGCGGCGGTATGCCGGGTCGGTGTGCCAACACTCGCCAAAGGAAATGCCAAGCGCATCGCGATACCACTTGGGCGTGAAGCCAATCTCGGGCCGCAGGAAGGACTCGTTACCCAGCGCTTTCCGGCGCGTCGCCGGGGCGCCGGGTGCAATGTAACTGCGTAATTGGGGCGCCCCAGTAGCCTTGGTCTTGTCTTGTGCCATGCACGACATCCTTTGTTGTGAACGCTCCGCGTTCCCCTGCGCTTCATACCAAAGTTGCACGCCAGAGCGTAATCGTCAGGTATTAGGCTTTGCCGAAATATTAGGATCTTGACGAATTGTATCCCATCGACGATCATAGAGGTAGGGGAGTCTTGAATCGACCGCTCGCACCACAGTAGGGGGATACAGCCATGTGTTGTCGTTGCATCACGCGTCGCGAATTCCTGGGAACAACTTCCGCACTGGCGGCCGGGGCGGCACTTCTTATGCCGATGACCGCAACGGCCGCAACGCCCTCGGGGTGGACCGAAGACCAGTGGGACCCTGCGCGGCCGCTCATGACCATCGGAAAGCCACTGCGGGTGCAGCCGATCCTCATGTACCGCGTCGCGCAGCGTAAGGAGATGACGTCGTGGAAGTCGTGGAGCAACATCCAGGATGACGCTTCGGCCAAGGAAGAAGCCGCGCGTATCACGCAGGAGCTAAAAGACCTGACCGCGCGCGCGGGGTTCCCGATGGAGATTCTGCCGGTTGCTTGTGTCACCACACCGGAGCAGGCGGCAGCGGCGCACGCAGTCGGCGCAGACGCGACAATCGTGTATCCGGCGACGGGTTCCGGGAAGCTGCTCAATGCCTGTATTCCGGATGCAGGCGCCATTGTGTTCGTGCGGCACAAGTCCGGGCCGGTGTACTACTGGTACGAAGCCCTGAGCGTGGAATACCTCCGCACCGAGAAGAATCCCACGGACACGACAAAGCGCGCCTCTATTGATGACGTCGTTGTGGACGACCAGGACGAATTGCTGTGGCGTTTGAGATCCTTGTTCGCTGCGCACAATTTCACGGGGGCGCGCGTAGTGGCCCTGGGTGGTCCCGCGGGCAAGTACGCAGGCGATGCGCCGGCAGTGGCGCGTGAACGTTATAAGATGGATCTGATTGATGTCTCATACGATGATTTGAGTAAGCGCCTTTCCGCGGCGTTTGCTGACGAAAAGGCCATGCAATGCGCGCGAAAGTGGACCGATCAGTACTTGGCCATACCGGGAACAACCTTGGACACGGACCGGGAGTTCCTGGTCAATGGCTTTATTCTCTACGGCATCTTCAAACAGATCATGCAGGAGAATGACACTCAACTCTTCACCATCAAAGAGTGCATGAGCACGATTATGCCGATGTCCAAGACCACCGCGTGCCTGACCCTGGCGCTCCTTAACGACGAGGGATACGTGG
It contains:
- a CDS encoding sugar isomerase; protein product: MCCRCITRREFLGTTSALAAGAALLMPMTATAATPSGWTEDQWDPARPLMTIGKPLRVQPILMYRVAQRKEMTSWKSWSNIQDDASAKEEAARITQELKDLTARAGFPMEILPVACVTTPEQAAAAHAVGADATIVYPATGSGKLLNACIPDAGAIVFVRHKSGPVYYWYEALSVEYLRTEKNPTDTTKRASIDDVVVDDQDELLWRLRSLFAAHNFTGARVVALGGPAGKYAGDAPAVARERYKMDLIDVSYDDLSKRLSAAFADEKAMQCARKWTDQYLAIPGTTLDTDREFLVNGFILYGIFKQIMQENDTQLFTIKECMSTIMPMSKTTACLTLALLNDEGYVAFCESDFVVIPAGILLRYVSGKPVFMHNSTFPHKAVVTCAHCTGPRRMDGEHYDPTRLVTHYESEYGVAPKVDIPVGQEVTFIDPEFTTGRWVGIKGTVEANPFYEICRSQQDVRIQGNWKKLLSEVRDSHWMMAYGDHLDAVGYAAKRIGITWDNISEA